The sequence GCGCGGCAAGGATTATGACGGCGTGACCCCCACCGAAATGAAGGAACGCCTCCAGCGTCTGATGGACGAGTACGCGGGCGGCAGCTCGCAGTTCTACCGCACCAACGAGGAGCGCCTGGACTACGCCCTGCGCCACATCAAGATGCTGCAATCGCAGTTTGCCTACCTGAAGGCCGCCGACCTGCACGACCTGATGCAGGCCAACGAGACCATGGACCGCGTGGACGTGGCCGAGGCCGTGGTGCACCACCTGAAGGCCCGCCGCGAAACCCGCTGGGCCGGGTGGCAGACCCGCAGCGACTACCCCGGCCGCGACGACGCCAACTTCGACTGCTTCGTGGAAACCCGGCGCGATCCGGCCACCGGCGAGGTGACCGCCTTCACCCGGCCCTACGAGCAGTTGGTCCCCGGCGACCGGTTCAAGGTCTAACCGCACTTCATCCGGACGGAGGAACACATGCCGCCAAGAATACTGACCGAAAAATGCAACGGCTGCGAAGGGCTGCCCGAATCGCGCTGCGAAGAAGCCTGCCCCGGCAACCTGATGGTGGTGGACGCAGCCACGGGCAAGGCCCGCTGCCGCTGCACGCGCGACTGCTGGGACTGCATGTCCTGCACCAAGGCCTGTCCCCGCGCCGCCATAGAGACGCGCATCCCCTACCAGTTGGGGTACCACAAGGCGTCCCTGCGGCCCATCATGGGCAAGGACCACATCACCTGGAAATGCGTGGACATCCACGGCGTGGAAACCATGTACAAATACCGCAACCGTCTGGCCGCTGCCCAGGCCATCCGGACTGACAAGGACGCGTAATCACACGCCGGGGGGCGGGGGCGGCACGGACATCCGGTGTCCGATACCGCCTTTGCCCCTTGCCATATGCCGCAGGAGCACTACGCTCTCCGTCAGGGGGGCCCATGGAACGCAACTGGCATCTCTGGACCGAGGATTTTTTCGCCGACCTGCCGGACGAGCGGGCGGCGTTTCTGGCGTTGTCGCGCCGGAGGGACTTTGCGAAGAACGACATGGTGTTCTTCGAGGAGGACTCCGGCGATTCGTGCTTCTACGTGGAGCAGGGCATCGTGCGCATCTTCCGTATCGCGCCGTCCGGCAAGGAACCCA comes from Nitratidesulfovibrio sp. and encodes:
- a CDS encoding 4Fe-4S ferredoxin — its product is MPPRILTEKCNGCEGLPESRCEEACPGNLMVVDAATGKARCRCTRDCWDCMSCTKACPRAAIETRIPYQLGYHKASLRPIMGKDHITWKCVDIHGVETMYKYRNRLAAAQAIRTDKDA